From Vitis vinifera cultivar Pinot Noir 40024 chromosome 5, ASM3070453v1, the proteins below share one genomic window:
- the LOC100246529 gene encoding uncharacterized protein LOC100246529 isoform X1, with protein sequence MEGIEHTTVRANGINIHLAEKGQGPIILLLHGFPEFWYSWRHQIHALASLGYRAVAPDLRGYGDSDAPADVDSYTYFHLVGDLIGVLDAIGADKVFVVGHDWGAFIGWNLCLFRPDRVKALVNLSVSFSPRNAMNKPLQTFRALYGDDYYICRFQEPGAIETEFAEIGIDKVLKYFLTSLPAGPLFLPKGKALRDQLGIPITLPSWLSEEELNYYVTKYENTGFTGGLNYYRNLDLSWELTAPWTGSQVEVPAKFIVGDLDLTYNTPGFNESMTFDELKKHVPLLEEVVVMKGVGHFLQEEKADEINQHIHAFFQRILLLVLERPECKHRLPPERPDAENFGEISSLVWR encoded by the exons ATGGAGGGAATAGAGCACACAACTGTAAGGGCAAATGGAATCAACATTCACCTGGCGGAGAAAGGACAAGGTCCCATCATTCTACTCCTCCATGGCTTCCCCGAGTTTTGGTACTCCTGGCGCCACCAGATCCACGCCCTCGCCTCTCTTGGCTACCGAGCGGTGGCTCCTGACCTCCGGGGCTACGGCGACAGCGACGCCCCGGCGGACGTCGATAGCTACACTTACTTTCACCTGGTGGGCGACCTTATCGGAGTGCTGGACGCCATCGGCGCCGACAAGGTGTTCGTGGTGGGCCACGATTGGggagccttcattggttggaaTTTATGCTTGTTTCGCCCTGATAGAGTGAAGGCTTTGGTGAACCTGAGTGTTTCTTTTTCTCCAAGAAACGCCATGAATAAGCCACTCCAGACCTTCCGGGCTCTCTACGGAGACGACTACTACATTTGCAGATTTCAG GAGCCTGGGGCCATAGAAACTGAGTTTGCTGAGATCGGCATTGACAAAGTTCTCAAGTATTTTCTCACTTCATTACCCGCTGGTCCATTGTTTCTGCCAAAAGGAAAAGCCTTAAGAGATCAACTAGGCATCCCGATTACCTTGCCCTCTTGGTTGTCTGAGGAAGAACTCAACTATTATGTGACCAAATATGAGAATACAGGCTTCACAGGAGGATTAAACTACTACAGAAATCTTGACCT AAGTTGGGAACTCACAGCACCCTGGACCGGGAGTCAAGTTGAAGTTCCGGCCAAGTTTATTGTGGGTGACCTGGACCTTACTTATAATACCCCTGGCTTTAATGAATCTATGACCTTCGATGAGTTGAAGAAACATGTGCCACTTTTGGAGGAGGTAGTTGTGATGAAAGGAGTTGGCCATTTTCTCCAGGAAGAAAAGGCAGATGAGATCAACCAACACATCCATGCCTTCTTCCAGAG GATCCTACTATTAGTTTTGGAGAGACCCGAGTGTAAGCATCGTCTACCTCCCGAGAGACCCGACGCAGAAAATTTTGGAGAGATTTCGTCTCTTGTATGGAGATGA
- the LOC100246529 gene encoding uncharacterized protein LOC100246529 isoform X2 produces MEGIEHTTVRANGINIHLAEKGQGPIILLLHGFPEFWYSWRHQIHALASLGYRAVAPDLRGYGDSDAPADVDSYTYFHLVGDLIGVLDAIGADKVFVVGHDWGAFIGWNLCLFRPDRVKALVNLSVSFSPRNAMNKPLQTFRALYGDDYYICRFQEPGAIETEFAEIGIDKVLKYFLTSLPAGPLFLPKGKALRDQLGIPITLPSWLSEEELNYYVTKYENTGFTGGLNYYRNLDLSWELTAPWTGSQVEVPAKFIVGDLDLTYNTPGFNESMTFDELKKHVPLLEEVVVMKGVGHFLQEEKADEINQHIHAFFQRSWEFNSTMVRESDHSTQ; encoded by the exons ATGGAGGGAATAGAGCACACAACTGTAAGGGCAAATGGAATCAACATTCACCTGGCGGAGAAAGGACAAGGTCCCATCATTCTACTCCTCCATGGCTTCCCCGAGTTTTGGTACTCCTGGCGCCACCAGATCCACGCCCTCGCCTCTCTTGGCTACCGAGCGGTGGCTCCTGACCTCCGGGGCTACGGCGACAGCGACGCCCCGGCGGACGTCGATAGCTACACTTACTTTCACCTGGTGGGCGACCTTATCGGAGTGCTGGACGCCATCGGCGCCGACAAGGTGTTCGTGGTGGGCCACGATTGGggagccttcattggttggaaTTTATGCTTGTTTCGCCCTGATAGAGTGAAGGCTTTGGTGAACCTGAGTGTTTCTTTTTCTCCAAGAAACGCCATGAATAAGCCACTCCAGACCTTCCGGGCTCTCTACGGAGACGACTACTACATTTGCAGATTTCAG GAGCCTGGGGCCATAGAAACTGAGTTTGCTGAGATCGGCATTGACAAAGTTCTCAAGTATTTTCTCACTTCATTACCCGCTGGTCCATTGTTTCTGCCAAAAGGAAAAGCCTTAAGAGATCAACTAGGCATCCCGATTACCTTGCCCTCTTGGTTGTCTGAGGAAGAACTCAACTATTATGTGACCAAATATGAGAATACAGGCTTCACAGGAGGATTAAACTACTACAGAAATCTTGACCT AAGTTGGGAACTCACAGCACCCTGGACCGGGAGTCAAGTTGAAGTTCCGGCCAAGTTTATTGTGGGTGACCTGGACCTTACTTATAATACCCCTGGCTTTAATGAATCTATGACCTTCGATGAGTTGAAGAAACATGTGCCACTTTTGGAGGAGGTAGTTGTGATGAAAGGAGTTGGCCATTTTCTCCAGGAAGAAAAGGCAGATGAGATCAACCAACACATCCATGCCTTCTTCCAGAG AAGCTGGGAATTCAACAGCACCATGGTCCGGGAGTCCGATCATAGTACCCAGTAA